The sequence GCACGCTGGCTAATACCGGCGGTTGGGTCGATGTCGATCAATATACGCTTCAGCACAAACGCTATCCCAACGTATTTAGTCTCGGTGATTGCTCGAGCTTGCCTACCTCGAAAACGGGAGCTGCCATTCGTAAGCAAGCACCAGTGCTGGTAGCAAATCTGATGGCGGCAATGGCTAAAGAGACGTTACCGGCCACCTATGATGGCTACACCTCTTGTCCACTGGTCACCGGCTACGGCAGTCTGATTCTGGCCGAATTTGATTATACCAATCAACCAAAGGAGAGCTTCCCCTTCGATCAGTCGCAGGAGCGCTACAGCATGTATGCGCTAAAAGCCTACGGGTTACCGGCGATGTATTGGAACGGGATGCTACGCGGTCGGATGTAACGTCTATTCCCCTCCTCACCGCTAGACATGAAGCAGGGGCGACAAACTGGTCGCCCCTGCGCTTTACTACGAACGATTAGTACCGTTGATCGCTCACCGAAATTCGCAAGAGCAGCGCCACAATCAAAAAGTTAATGACAATCGATGAGCCACCATATGAGATAAACGGCAGGGTGATGCCCGTCAGGGGAATGAGGCGTAGATTACCGCCTAGAATAATGAGCGTTTGCACAGCAATGATTGAGGTCAGACCGATCACCAGGAGTTGTTCAAAGCCGCGAAAACGACCGGGTATTGCCAGCGCTAAATGGTAACCGCGGAAGATGAGTAACATATAAGCGATGAGTACCGCTAAGGTTCCGGCCAGGCCCATCTCTTCACCAATGGCGACGAAGACAAAATCGGTGTGCACCGCCGGAACGTACTCTGGTACTCCTCTCCCCAATCCTGCCCCAAAGACACCACCTGAAGCGAGGGCGTAAATGGCCTGAACGATCTGGTATCCTGAACCCTGAGCGGTAGCCCATGGATCGAGCCAAACCGATACACGCAAGCCAACAATTGGTAAGAGGCGGTACAGCAGATAGGCTCCACCCGCAAATGCGGTCATACCAGCAACAACGTAGAGGCTACGCCTGGTAGCAGCATAGAGCATAATCAAGAAAACCCCAAATAGTAACAGTGCTGCGCCCAGATCGCGTTGAAAGACAATTGTGAGCATCGCGATGCCCCACATACCGATCAGCGGCACGAGGTAAGGGAGAGGAGGTAATGTGAAAGGGCCAAGTCGGTAACTTGATTGTACCGCCTCGCGATATTCATTGAGATAGGAAGCCATAAAGATGACCAGGATAATTTTGAGCAGTTCTGAGGGCTGAAAGTAGAAGAAACCCAGGTTGAACCAGACCCGCACACCACTGGCATTTGGATCAACACCTAAGAAAAATGTTGCCAGAATAAGGATCATGCCAAGAACCAACCATATGTAGCGATAGTGATCGAGTACATCGATAAATGAATGGCGAAACCAGCGGATGCAAATCTGGTCGAGAGGAGTAAAGAGGACGGTGGCCATAATCAGCGTACCGAGCGTAACCCACAAGGTCTGTCTGGCCGCAATGCCTTCATAACACGGAAAACGCTCACCAGCAGCATTGCTACAAAACACGATCTGGTTCAAACCCGGCTCAAGGCGGGCAGTCATCATAAGGCTCAGACCAGCAAGGAGCGCAACCAGTGGTAAGATTAGCTGATCGGCAGTTGGGCTACGGAGCGAAAGACCCAGAGAAATAGCAAGAAAGAGCAGGAGTGGTAGGCTTGATGGCCAGAGAATGCGCAGCAGTCCTTCGAAAGTAGTCTGTAGTTCACTTTGCCCGGTGGCAACCACAACAAGGAGATAGCCCGCGGCAAAGAAAAGGAGCACCGTGATCAGAAGCTGCAATTCTACCAGACGCAAACGCCGAAGCTGACCAAAGGCGTCACGTAATGTTGTCATAGCGTATTCCTCTGCGCGCAAGGGCGACGCATACGTCGCCCTTATTCGGGCGCCTGTGCATACCCGACGCTGAAAAGCCTGTGGACGGGCGTCAAATTGGCCAATTCGGCTCACGTTCGCAGTGATAACCAGCCTGTTCAAGTGATTGAATAACCATCTGAGCGTGTTCTTCGTCACGCACTTCCAGAATTAACTCAACACCGGCCCGGTCAATCGGCACGCGCCACATACCTCGGCGGTGGAATAAATCCATAACACTGGCGCCGGTTGACGCGACATGATTGACCAGCCCGGCCAACCCACCCGGACGATCATCAACACTGGTGCGCAACAAGAGATAGCGTCCCTGACGCACCAGCGCATATTCGATAACGCGCATCAGCAAATTGGCATCAATATTGCCACCACAGAGGATCGTGGCCGTTACCTGCTGTGGTTTTACCGGCACTTTGCCACTCAACAGAGCAGCGACTCCGGCAGCACCGGCGCCTTCGACAACCAGCCGACTGTACTGCAAGACGTGGGCAATAGCCATAACGATCTCGTCATCATCAACCGTCACCACCTCATCGACCAATGCCTGGATCATCGGTAAAGTCAGATCGCCAGGACGCTTGACCGCAATACCGTCGGCAATGGTACGAGCGGCTGGGGCGATGACCGGACGACCAGCAGCGAGTGAGGCTGGCACCGGTGCACAACCGGCCGCCTGAACCCCTACGATCCGCACGTGTGGCAGTAGAGTCTTGACTGCCAGGGCAATTCCACTGATCAGACCTCCGCCACCGATCGGAACAACCAGTTGCTGGAGATCAGGCAATGCCTCTACCAGCTCAAGCCCAATCGTCCCCTGACCGGCGATCACTTTTGGGTGATCAAAGGCATGTACATAGGTCAACCCGCGCTCTTCTTTGAGTGCATGAGCGTAAGCGACCGCATCATCGAAGGTTGCGCCGTACAAAATCACTTCAGCGCCCAAACGTCGCGTTGCCACCACCTTGGTCAGTGGCGCCCGTTCGGGCATCACGATGGTTGCTTTGACACCCAACAATTGCGCTGCGTGTGCCACACCCTGGGCGTGGTTTCCGGCAGATGGTGCGATGACCCCTCGTTGCTTTTCCTCGGCTGAAAGATGAACAATCGTGTTATACGCACCGCGAATCTTAAACGATCCACTCTGCTGCGTGTTTTCTGCCTTGTAAAAGATCGGTCCGCCCAACTCGGCGCTCAGACGGGTCGCCGGGAGCACCGGCGTTGGGAGAATAATGTCACGCAGCGCCCGCCGTGCCGACTGAATATCAGCCAGTTCAATCGCAAATCGACTCATGGAACGTCATTGCTCCCCAGGCTCAGGGCCAACGTTGGCCTAATCTTCACCAGCGATAAGTTCTTGGGCATTGGCGGCGCGTGCAGCGAGAATCCGAAAGCGCATTGCCGTTTCACGGTCGCGGGCGTGCTCGGCGGCCCGCATCAACACACCAATTGCCAGTTGCAGGCGCCGCAACTCTTCGCGGTCACCGGCCAATTGTAAACGGGCAATTTCGTGTTCGCAGTATTGGGCAATTTGTTCGACGGTTACCATGCTCGTCCTCCTTCAGCACGCCCGACAAAACCCGTTTATTTTTAGATATTGTACCATTCTTGCTCTACAATGAAACAACGTGATCGTGACGAAAGGAGATGGTACCGATGGCAATGAGTATTGCGGAACTGACCGATGCGATTAACCGATTTGTGACTGACAAGGGGTGGTATGCACCTGACAGTATCTTCCCACAAACACCACGTAATATCGCGATTTCGGTTGCGGTGGAAGCAGCAGAGATACTCGAACATTTTCAGTTCCACGATGAGCCGCGTGATCGCGAGGCGCTGGCCGGTGAACTAGCCGATGTCGCCAATTATCTCTTCCAGTTGGCGTATCTGTTAGGGATTGACCTCGAGCAGGCGATCCTGAACAAACTTACCGAGAATTATAGTCGAACGTGGGAAGGGTAGTCTGTTCTTCGCATCGCGTTTCACAAGCATGTAACTACCACGTAACGCGAGGTGTTATACTACTCACTATCAGTAGATTGTTGACCACGTTTGTCATGTTCAGCGGAGAAACTGGAGAACGCACATGGATCGTGCCGCACAAATCAAACAGATTGCCGACAGTTGGAATACGCCGCGCTTTGCCGGTATCGTGCGTCCGTACACGCCTGAAGATGTCTATCGCTTGCGTGGTTCGGTGCAGATTGAGTACACGCTAGCCCGCATGGGAGCTGAGCGATTGTGGAATCTGTTGCATACCGAGCCATACATCAATGCGCTTGGCGCATTAACCGGTAATCAGGCAATGCAGCAGGTCAAAGCTGGCTTGAAAGCAATTTATCTGAGCGGCTGGCAGGTAGCGGCTGACGCCAACCTGGCCGGACAGATGTATCCTGATCAAAGCCTCTATCCGGCCAATTCTGGGCCACAGTTGGTACGCAATATCAACAATGCGCTCCGCCGGGCCGATCAGATTTATCACAGTGAAGGACGAAATGATATTTACTGGTTTGCGCCAATTGTTGCCGATGCCGAAGCTGGCTTTGGTGGCCCGCTGAACGTCTTCGAGATTATGAAGGCGTACATCGAAGCCGGTGCAGCAGGCGTACACTTTGAAGACCAACTCGCCTCGGAGAAGAAATGCGGACACATGGGGGGCAAGGTTTTGATCCCAACCCAGTCTGCGATTCGTAATCTGGTCGCCGCACGTCTGGCAGCCGACGTTATGGGTGTGCCGACAATTATTATTGCCCGCACCGATGCCAATGCGGCGACGCTGCTGACCAGTGATATTGATGAACGCGACCGACCCTTCTGCACCGGTGAACGAACCAGTGAAGGTTTTTATCGGGTACGAGCCGGGCTAGATCAGGCCATCGCCCGTGGCTTGGCGTATGCGCCCTACGCCGATATGATCTGGTGTGAGACCAGTGAGCCTAATCTTGAAGAGGCTCGTCGCTTTGCCGAGGCAATCCATGCCCAATTCCCTGGTAAGTTGCTGGCCTACAATTGTTCGCCCTCGTTCAACTGGAAGAAGAAACTCGACGATGCGACCATTGCTGCATTCCAGCGCGAATTGGGCGCGATGGGGTACAAGTTCCAGTTTGTGACGTTGGCCGGTTTCCATACGTTGAACTACAGCATGTTTGAACTGGCACGCAATTATCGTGATCGAGGGATGGCTGCCTACAGCGAGTTACAGCAGGCTGAGTTTGCCGCAGAAGCCTACGGCTATACGGCGACTCGCCATCAACGCGAAGTTGGGACCGGTTACTTCGATGAAGTAGCTCAGGTGATCGCTGGTGGCGAGATCAGCACCACGGCGCTGACCGGAAGTACCGAAGAGGAGCAATTCCACTAAAGCACGTCTGAGCGTCTCTTCTCCCTTCCTCTCTCAGCATGGGAGAGGAAGGGAGAAACATTACAAATGCTGCATAATCACGCGGTGATGAGCGTGAACAAATATCAACCTATCGTCGTACCTGAACCTATCCAACATCGACTTCGCAAACACCTTTCACCATCCACACACAAAACGATGGTGTAACCAACCGGCAAACCTCGTAGCGTGCGTAACACGCATCTCAACCGGCCACTTCTGGCCGGCGGGAGTCTGACCTTTCAGCGCTTCGGCCAGAAATGATCGTAATACCTGCCAGGCTTCACCGGCCGCCCCATCAGCGTTAATTGAATCGATACCACCAACGAAGGCATGCGGCTGATCAGGAAAAATTACAAAGCGAGTTGAAACTCCTGCCGCCCGTAAATTGCGCTCAAGCTGTTCTACTTCGCTCAGCGGAATAGAGGCATCGGCTCCGCCAAAGATACCGAGTACCGGCCCCCGAATCTGACGTAGTGCCGATGGATTAACTGTTGCCATTCCATAGAAGATACCGGTAGCAGCAACGGCCGGATTGTGTAACGTATAGAGCAGAGAAGTTCGTCCACCATAACAGAAACCGATCACAGCAATCCGGTCGGCTATCACATCAGCACGTGCGGTCAGCCAGCTAAAGACGGCATCGAGATCGGCCTGTACCTGTTCTGGTGGGGTGGTGGAAACCTGATAGATCGCCCTAGGGATCCAGGTTGTGCTGGCGCCACGAAAGGTATCAGGAGCAACGACTAGATAACCATCGGCAGCCAGCGCAGTAGCCTTTTCGATGATGTCCGGGCGCAAGCCCCACCACTCGTGAATCATAATCACTGCCGGATGGGGTCCGGGTGTGGTCGGTTCGACGACGAAGGCCCGGATTGGGCCAGCCGGTCCTGGTATCGTTGTATTGGTGAGCGCTTCTACCCGTCCCCTGCCAATCAAGGCATCAATCAGAATACTTAGCCCTAGCCCCAGTATGCCCACCCCGACGACAACGGCAATCCAACCCACTACTCGCCTCAGAAGTTGCACAACCTTCCTCCTCGCATTGACAGGGAACAGACAATCGAGTATACTTTAGCTCGCAATGACTCCGTAGCTCAACTGGATAGAGCGTCAGCCTCCGGAGCTGAAGGTTGGTGGTTCGAGCCCACTCGGAGTCGCCATTCAGATACCCGCTCTACGAAGAGCGGGTTTTTTCATTACTCATATGTGCCGTTTACCCGTGAACTTCGCCTGCCAGATGAAAGTATAATATGAGGAGTGGCAGAGATTCTTCAGGAAAGTACCCAACATCTGCACACTCTATAACGTCCCTGTCAAAATAACCTCAACCACATCCGGTGTCGGATTAGTTACCGGCTCTACCGTGACCATAACTTCGGTGAAGGTATTCACCTCGCGAGGTGCGGTTATCACCAACGTTGCCAGCCCGGTTGCATCAACCTGAAACGAACCGGCTGCAATTCGCTGTACCCCATCACTTAACCAGAAACGATAGATGCGATCGGGTTCCAGCGGAGGCAAGCCACTGAATATCACGACCGCCTGCGTTTCGCCGGGGTACATATACATCTCACCTCGCGCAGCAAGATCGCCACGGGTTGGACGCAGCTCGCGGGTTGCCACGCCAGGGGCACTCACGAACGAAACGAGTAGCCGTTCCTGAGCGATCTGTTCGTTCAAACGCGCCAACTGCTGTTCGTAAGAAGCAAGTTGTGTTGTCAGTTGGGACTGGCGTTCCTCACCGGCGGTCACGGAGGCCTGGAGCTGTTCTATTGCTACTAGCAATCGCTGATTCGTTTCGTTTATCGCTATTACCTGCTGTTGTAAGGTAAATGTGAACCATCCCAATAACACAATGACTACCGTCAGGCTGAACAGTGACGCCAACATTGGCCGGCTGGTGCGACTGGGAGAAGATACAGATTTTGACGACCGGCGAGCAGCCTGATCGGCTGCGATCCGCTCCATCAACAAGGCGCGCACATGGGCCGGAGGTGTTATCGGTGGTGCGGCATACGGCAGTAAGGCCACAACCTCGCGTAGCTGATCCAGTTCGGATCGTGCAGTAGGTGATCTGACCAGCACCTGCTCTAAGGCTGCCAGATCGGTCGGATCGAGGCTCCCGAGCGCGGCTGCCGCAAGGAGCGATTGTTCTTGCTCTGTGTCGGAGTCGTGCATGCAACTACTCTTCTAGTGATCGTTTGCATCAATGCCGTAGTGAAGCAACGCCTGCTTTAGTTTCTGTAATCCCAGTCGAATACGTGTTTTAATGGTTCCTAACGGACTTTGCAAGTGATCGGCGATTTCACGCTGGGACAATCCCCCAAAATAGGCCAGTTCAATAACTTCACGCTGGTCTTGCGGCAGATCGGCTAATGCGCTGGTAATCAGCCGTCGCCGTTCAGCCTCAAGGGTCGATTGCTCGACGTTTTGCTGCTGATCGGTTAGCACTGACAGGATTTCTTCATCATTCTCGGTGGCTACAGGACGTGCCTGTCGCCGACGCAACTCGTCGATGCACAGATTACGGGCAATACCAAACATCCAGGGTAAGAAGGAACTATTGCGCTGATAGGTAGCTGCTCGCTTCCAGATACGCCAAAAGGTCTCTTGTACCACCTCTTCAGCCGGTTCAGCCGCTGCTAACATTCTGAGAGCTAACCCATACACAGCGCGTGCGTGGCGGTCGTAGAGTTGTGCAAGTGCTGCGCTATCACCAGCAGCAACCAACTCCATTAACGCTTCGTCACTCAGTCGCTTCAGATTAACCGAATTATCCGGTTGGGCCACAGCCAACCCTCTCTTAACAATACGCACATCACGATCTGATGGATGCCTATCAATGCTGTGATGCGCGAAGATTCCCGGTGATTATTATACACATATCTGCCGTAACGTTACCAGACTATGACCGAACATCCTTTCCACCCGGTGCACTACACGCCGAGAGTGGCATAATACAGGAACGCTAACTAACTGTATCAGTTTGTATTCAAGCGAATTTCTTCCGTTCACACCCAATCTGTGGTACATTTATATTGAAATACGTTTCACTTGACAGCCGCAATGAATGTGTTATAGTT comes from Chloroflexus sp. Y-396-1 and encodes:
- a CDS encoding dienelactone hydrolase family protein, which gives rise to MQLLRRVVGWIAVVVGVGILGLGLSILIDALIGRGRVEALTNTTIPGPAGPIRAFVVEPTTPGPHPAVIMIHEWWGLRPDIIEKATALAADGYLVVAPDTFRGASTTWIPRAIYQVSTTPPEQVQADLDAVFSWLTARADVIADRIAVIGFCYGGRTSLLYTLHNPAVAATGIFYGMATVNPSALRQIRGPVLGIFGGADASIPLSEVEQLERNLRAAGVSTRFVIFPDQPHAFVGGIDSINADGAAGEAWQVLRSFLAEALKGQTPAGQKWPVEMRVTHATRFAGWLHHRFVCGW
- the ilvA gene encoding threonine ammonia-lyase — protein: MSRFAIELADIQSARRALRDIILPTPVLPATRLSAELGGPIFYKAENTQQSGSFKIRGAYNTIVHLSAEEKQRGVIAPSAGNHAQGVAHAAQLLGVKATIVMPERAPLTKVVATRRLGAEVILYGATFDDAVAYAHALKEERGLTYVHAFDHPKVIAGQGTIGLELVEALPDLQQLVVPIGGGGLISGIALAVKTLLPHVRIVGVQAAGCAPVPASLAAGRPVIAPAARTIADGIAVKRPGDLTLPMIQALVDEVVTVDDDEIVMAIAHVLQYSRLVVEGAGAAGVAALLSGKVPVKPQQVTATILCGGNIDANLLMRVIEYALVRQGRYLLLRTSVDDRPGGLAGLVNHVASTGASVMDLFHRRGMWRVPIDRAGVELILEVRDEEHAQMVIQSLEQAGYHCEREPNWPI
- a CDS encoding nucleotide pyrophosphohydrolase, translating into MAMSIAELTDAINRFVTDKGWYAPDSIFPQTPRNIAISVAVEAAEILEHFQFHDEPRDREALAGELADVANYLFQLAYLLGIDLEQAILNKLTENYSRTWEG
- the aceA gene encoding isocitrate lyase, producing the protein MDRAAQIKQIADSWNTPRFAGIVRPYTPEDVYRLRGSVQIEYTLARMGAERLWNLLHTEPYINALGALTGNQAMQQVKAGLKAIYLSGWQVAADANLAGQMYPDQSLYPANSGPQLVRNINNALRRADQIYHSEGRNDIYWFAPIVADAEAGFGGPLNVFEIMKAYIEAGAAGVHFEDQLASEKKCGHMGGKVLIPTQSAIRNLVAARLAADVMGVPTIIIARTDANAATLLTSDIDERDRPFCTGERTSEGFYRVRAGLDQAIARGLAYAPYADMIWCETSEPNLEEARRFAEAIHAQFPGKLLAYNCSPSFNWKKKLDDATIAAFQRELGAMGYKFQFVTLAGFHTLNYSMFELARNYRDRGMAAYSELQQAEFAAEAYGYTATRHQREVGTGYFDEVAQVIAGGEISTTALTGSTEEEQFH
- a CDS encoding anti-sigma factor domain-containing protein codes for the protein MHDSDTEQEQSLLAAAALGSLDPTDLAALEQVLVRSPTARSELDQLREVVALLPYAAPPITPPAHVRALLMERIAADQAARRSSKSVSSPSRTSRPMLASLFSLTVVIVLLGWFTFTLQQQVIAINETNQRLLVAIEQLQASVTAGEERQSQLTTQLASYEQQLARLNEQIAQERLLVSFVSAPGVATRELRPTRGDLAARGEMYMYPGETQAVVIFSGLPPLEPDRIYRFWLSDGVQRIAAGSFQVDATGLATLVITAPREVNTFTEVMVTVEPVTNPTPDVVEVILTGTL
- a CDS encoding RNA polymerase sigma factor encodes the protein MAQPDNSVNLKRLSDEALMELVAAGDSAALAQLYDRHARAVYGLALRMLAAAEPAEEVVQETFWRIWKRAATYQRNSSFLPWMFGIARNLCIDELRRRQARPVATENDEEILSVLTDQQQNVEQSTLEAERRRLITSALADLPQDQREVIELAYFGGLSQREIADHLQSPLGTIKTRIRLGLQKLKQALLHYGIDANDH
- a CDS encoding FtsW/RodA/SpoVE family cell cycle protein — protein: MTTLRDAFGQLRRLRLVELQLLITVLLFFAAGYLLVVVATGQSELQTTFEGLLRILWPSSLPLLLFLAISLGLSLRSPTADQLILPLVALLAGLSLMMTARLEPGLNQIVFCSNAAGERFPCYEGIAARQTLWVTLGTLIMATVLFTPLDQICIRWFRHSFIDVLDHYRYIWLVLGMILILATFFLGVDPNASGVRVWFNLGFFYFQPSELLKIILVIFMASYLNEYREAVQSSYRLGPFTLPPLPYLVPLIGMWGIAMLTIVFQRDLGAALLLFGVFLIMLYAATRRSLYVVAGMTAFAGGAYLLYRLLPIVGLRVSVWLDPWATAQGSGYQIVQAIYALASGGVFGAGLGRGVPEYVPAVHTDFVFVAIGEEMGLAGTLAVLIAYMLLIFRGYHLALAIPGRFRGFEQLLVIGLTSIIAVQTLIILGGNLRLIPLTGITLPFISYGGSSIVINFLIVALLLRISVSDQRY